From Microcystis aeruginosa NIES-2549, a single genomic window includes:
- a CDS encoding tetratricopeptide repeat protein, translating to MKASLSNRRWLSIGLILMLFALLSFSTMPLLTSILKSQHSSGQSHLSAVKQEELASQALGYQMVLEREPDNQTALRGLLDTRLQQGDLKQAIEPLEKLAQLNPQQSDYLLLLAEAKQQIEDYAGATASYRSLLASQPQDLRALTGLTNLFLRQNRSIEAISLVKDTIDRALKAAADPNNPASLIDIVSVQLLLGKIYFEQQNYPEALNAYKQAQQMDVNDFRPILAAAIVLKEQGKNQEAQPLFQEALSLAPFAYREEIQSLISNQ from the coding sequence ATGAAAGCCTCTCTCTCTAACCGTCGTTGGCTGTCCATCGGTCTGATCCTGATGTTATTTGCTTTGCTGTCTTTCTCGACTATGCCGCTATTGACTTCTATTCTCAAAAGTCAGCACTCCTCGGGCCAGAGTCATCTGTCCGCAGTGAAACAAGAGGAATTAGCCAGTCAAGCACTGGGTTATCAGATGGTTTTAGAGCGTGAACCTGATAATCAGACGGCTTTGCGGGGATTATTAGATACTCGCTTACAGCAGGGCGATTTAAAGCAAGCGATCGAACCTTTAGAAAAATTAGCGCAACTTAACCCCCAACAATCCGATTATCTACTACTTTTAGCGGAAGCGAAACAGCAAATAGAGGACTATGCAGGAGCCACAGCCAGTTATCGCAGCCTTTTGGCCTCCCAACCCCAAGATCTACGGGCCTTAACCGGATTAACTAATTTATTTCTCCGCCAAAACCGCTCTATCGAGGCGATTAGTTTGGTCAAAGACACGATTGATCGCGCTTTAAAAGCGGCTGCCGATCCCAATAATCCCGCTAGTTTAATCGATATCGTTTCCGTTCAGTTACTTTTAGGAAAAATCTATTTCGAGCAGCAAAATTATCCAGAAGCTTTAAACGCCTATAAACAAGCTCAACAAATGGATGTCAACGATTTCCGACCGATTTTGGCGGCTGCGATCGTACTAAAAGAACAGGGCAAAAATCAAGAGGCTCAACCCCTCTTTCAAGAGGCTCTCAGTCTCGCTCCTTTTGCCTACAGAGAGGAGATTCAGTCCCTAATCAGTAACCAGTAA
- the holA gene encoding DNA polymerase III subunit delta, producing the protein MPTIFYWGEDEFAINQAVKNLQAKLLDPNWIQFNYDKINGDRNEAIIEALNQAMTPVFGMGNRLVWLADTVICQQCSEDIFKELQRTLPNLPENSYLLLTSAKKPDSRLKSSKFIQNQAEVKEFELIPPWKVEEIAQRVREIAKEVGVKLTPDAIELLAESVGNNSRLLWMELEKLRLFKNNSAGTIDKKDILSLVNASNQSSLQLASAILKRETGKALELVNELLNRNENPLAITATLGGQFRTWAIVKLKIEEGEKDEKNIAAAAEIANPKRLYFIRKEIQSFSSKQLLATLPILLDLEYRLKRGAEPLATLQTKIIELCCLLVT; encoded by the coding sequence ATGCCGACAATATTTTATTGGGGAGAAGATGAATTTGCTATTAACCAAGCGGTGAAAAATCTGCAAGCAAAACTTCTCGATCCCAATTGGATACAGTTTAATTATGATAAAATTAATGGTGATCGCAATGAGGCAATTATCGAGGCCCTCAATCAAGCGATGACTCCAGTTTTCGGCATGGGAAATCGTTTAGTTTGGTTAGCCGATACGGTTATTTGTCAACAATGTTCCGAGGATATTTTCAAGGAATTACAGCGCACTTTGCCCAATTTACCCGAAAATTCCTATCTGTTATTAACCAGTGCCAAAAAACCCGACTCCCGCTTAAAATCGAGCAAGTTTATCCAAAATCAGGCGGAGGTTAAAGAATTTGAACTAATTCCGCCTTGGAAAGTCGAGGAAATTGCCCAAAGAGTTAGGGAAATTGCCAAAGAAGTGGGGGTAAAATTAACTCCCGATGCGATCGAACTCTTAGCTGAATCAGTGGGAAATAACAGCCGCTTGCTGTGGATGGAGTTAGAAAAACTGCGTTTATTTAAAAATAATTCGGCGGGAACTATTGACAAAAAGGACATTTTAAGCTTAGTCAATGCCAGCAATCAAAGCAGCCTACAGTTAGCCAGTGCGATTTTAAAACGGGAGACAGGCAAGGCCCTAGAATTAGTCAATGAATTATTAAATCGTAACGAGAACCCCTTGGCTATCACCGCCACCCTAGGGGGTCAATTTCGCACTTGGGCAATAGTGAAATTAAAAATTGAAGAAGGAGAAAAAGACGAGAAAAATATCGCCGCCGCAGCCGAAATTGCCAATCCCAAGCGACTGTATTTCATTCGCAAAGAGATACAATCCTTTTCTTCTAAACAACTTCTGGCCACCTTGCCCATACTTCTTGACTTAGAATAT
- a CDS encoding YraN family protein — MTTVGELGENLVADWLQLQQWHILQRRWRSGGGEIDLIVLSKSQAILAFVEVKTRSAGNWDLGGKLAIDDRKQGKIYEAAQIFLSFYPQWSDLTCRFDVALVSCQKSSLLALPEFSLDYPCQRQAGYQLQLQEYLVAVF; from the coding sequence ATGACAACCGTGGGGGAATTGGGCGAAAATTTGGTGGCGGATTGGTTGCAATTACAGCAATGGCATATCCTCCAGCGTCGTTGGCGTAGTGGCGGCGGTGAAATCGATTTAATCGTCTTGTCTAAATCTCAGGCGATTCTCGCTTTTGTCGAGGTGAAAACCCGCAGTGCTGGCAATTGGGATTTAGGGGGCAAATTAGCAATCGATGACCGTAAACAGGGGAAAATTTACGAAGCTGCCCAGATATTTCTCTCCTTTTATCCCCAATGGTCCGATTTAACCTGTCGTTTCGATGTGGCTTTGGTTAGTTGTCAAAAAAGTTCTCTATTAGCTTTACCTGAGTTTTCCCTTGATTATCCCTGTCAGCGACAGGCAGGTTATCAATTGCAGTTACAGGAATATCTCGTGGCGGTTTTCTAA
- a CDS encoding AAA-like domain-containing protein has product MNYQYRVGGSLAYNHPTYIERNADRELLTALKNGQFCYVFNCRQMGKSSLRVRVTHILQQLGMDCASVDITSLGSNDNLSQWYNGVITRLFLGFNLTGKINLKSWLREREDLPPVQRLGQFIEEVLLVYCRGEKIYIFIDEIDKILSLQFSLDDFFSLIRYCYNQRAENAQYERITFALFGVATPADLIREKTQTSFNIGQAIELTGFNLAEIAPLAAGLSSQSNYQSDCLEKVIFWTGGQPFLTQKICQLLRESNLDIETLIKERVINNWESHDEPVHLRTIADRLLRNQDKAGRLLGIYQQILEKGAIAYDDSPEQGELRLSGLVVKKDNQLVVYNPIYREIFNFNWVEKQLEQLRPYSEALAAWQQSNYTDESRLLRGKALNNALDWSQGKSLSNLDYQFLTASQNLDKREAEISLETQRQANKILAIAHQKATKRIQIGSVILIASLLGSLLAFIQVKQAWQQVKSAQLGIQLQRNGDSYWQQFQFEQLESLMAAMQAVNSLKNIVTDDQTLSKYPATSPIITLQQILDRIQEKNQLQGHRGTIYSVSISPDRQKIATASQDGTVKIWNQKGENVQTLTGHQGAVYSVSFSPDGQKIATASEDKTAKIWNLQGQNLVTYPDHQESVYSVSFSPDGQKIVTTSRDKTARLWNLSGQTLQVFKGHKKSIDAAIFSPDGQKIATASRDGTIKIWDLSGKIILSLGQDNIGAFYSVNFSPDGQKIAGAAADKTAKIWDLQGNLIATFRGHQDFVNSVNFSPDGQFIITASSDGSAKIWGLQGEEITTLRGHQESVFTAVFSQDGKEVVTGSSDETAKIWQLNNLNQAKADNTSVTINYQGNIIAIANKDGQITLLDSHGKKIREFTTKMRSIYSIAFHPDSNQIAITGRNGKVQIWSKKGTMLQEFTASQVPIYSLAFNGEGTAIITGTSEGKIQYWHLSNHRPQLINSWTVDDSIIYDLVFSPDHQKIATATRGKIKIWDLQGNLLKEIKTDSFPVYGVSFSPDGEKIAAISRDGTARRWDMDGNLRSEFKIEEDIVYGIAFSPNGQEILIIARDGQKHRWPLEREYNYLQKLLDRGCLWLGDYLKNRPEKREALSLCTGKIKPSN; this is encoded by the coding sequence ATGAATTATCAATATCGTGTCGGGGGTAGTCTTGCCTATAACCATCCTACCTATATCGAGAGAAATGCCGATCGAGAACTGTTAACGGCGTTAAAAAATGGTCAATTTTGCTACGTTTTTAACTGTCGTCAGATGGGCAAATCCAGTTTAAGGGTACGAGTGACCCATATTTTACAGCAATTGGGCATGGATTGCGCGTCCGTAGATATAACCAGTCTTGGTAGTAATGATAATTTATCCCAATGGTATAACGGCGTGATCACCCGTTTGTTTTTAGGATTTAATCTGACGGGAAAAATTAATCTTAAATCCTGGTTGCGCGAGCGAGAGGATTTACCCCCCGTGCAGCGTTTGGGACAATTTATCGAGGAAGTTTTATTAGTTTATTGTCGGGGAGAGAAAATATATATTTTTATCGACGAGATCGATAAAATTCTCAGTTTACAGTTTTCTCTAGATGACTTTTTTTCCCTGATTCGTTATTGTTATAACCAAAGAGCGGAAAATGCCCAGTATGAAAGAATTACTTTTGCTTTATTCGGTGTGGCTACCCCAGCAGATTTAATTCGCGAAAAGACCCAAACATCTTTTAATATCGGCCAGGCGATCGAATTAACAGGATTTAATCTTGCAGAAATTGCTCCTTTAGCCGCGGGATTATCCAGTCAAAGTAATTATCAATCCGACTGCTTAGAAAAAGTTATTTTTTGGACGGGAGGACAGCCATTTTTAACCCAAAAAATCTGTCAGCTATTGCGGGAAAGTAATTTAGATATTGAGACGCTGATCAAAGAGAGAGTTATTAATAATTGGGAATCTCATGATGAACCAGTGCATCTGCGAACTATTGCTGATCGCTTGTTAAGAAATCAAGACAAAGCGGGTCGTTTGTTAGGCATCTATCAACAAATTTTAGAAAAGGGGGCGATCGCGTATGATGATAGTCCAGAACAAGGAGAATTAAGGTTATCGGGATTAGTGGTAAAAAAGGATAATCAATTAGTAGTTTATAATCCTATTTATCGAGAAATATTTAATTTTAATTGGGTGGAAAAACAATTAGAGCAATTGCGTCCCTACTCAGAAGCACTTGCCGCCTGGCAACAGTCTAATTATACCGATGAATCGCGGCTTTTACGCGGAAAAGCTTTAAATAATGCCCTCGATTGGTCTCAGGGAAAAAGCTTAAGTAATCTTGATTATCAGTTTTTAACTGCTAGTCAAAATCTCGATAAAAGAGAGGCAGAAATTAGCCTAGAAACTCAGAGACAAGCTAATAAAATTCTAGCAATTGCTCACCAAAAAGCCACCAAAAGAATTCAAATTGGCTCGGTAATTTTAATTGCTTCTCTTTTGGGTTCTCTCTTAGCCTTTATTCAGGTAAAACAAGCATGGCAGCAAGTAAAAAGCGCTCAATTAGGTATTCAATTACAGCGCAATGGTGATAGTTATTGGCAGCAATTTCAATTTGAACAACTAGAATCTTTAATGGCGGCCATGCAAGCAGTAAATAGTTTAAAAAATATCGTTACTGATGACCAAACCTTGAGTAAATATCCTGCTACCAGTCCAATTATTACCCTGCAACAAATTTTAGATCGCATTCAAGAAAAAAACCAACTGCAAGGACACCGGGGAACTATTTATAGTGTTAGTATTAGTCCTGATCGTCAAAAAATTGCCACTGCTTCTCAAGATGGGACGGTAAAAATTTGGAATCAAAAAGGTGAGAATGTTCAAACTTTGACAGGTCATCAAGGAGCAGTTTATAGTGTTAGTTTTAGTCCCGATGGTCAAAAAATCGCCACTGCTTCCGAAGATAAAACCGCCAAAATTTGGAACTTGCAAGGGCAAAATTTAGTCACCTATCCTGACCATCAAGAATCAGTTTATAGTGTTAGTTTTAGTCCCGATGGTCAAAAAATTGTGACTACTTCCAGGGATAAAACCGCTAGATTATGGAATTTATCAGGTCAAACTTTACAGGTATTTAAGGGACATAAAAAATCGATAGATGCAGCAATTTTTAGTCCCGATGGTCAAAAAATTGCCACCGCTTCCCGGGATGGTACGATTAAAATCTGGGATTTATCAGGTAAAATTATCTTGAGTTTAGGTCAAGATAATATTGGGGCTTTTTATAGTGTTAATTTTAGTCCCGACGGTCAAAAAATTGCCGGGGCAGCGGCCGATAAAACTGCTAAAATCTGGGATTTACAGGGAAATTTAATAGCTACTTTCCGGGGACATCAAGATTTTGTCAACAGTGTTAATTTTAGTCCTGATGGACAGTTTATAATTACCGCATCTAGTGACGGTAGTGCTAAAATTTGGGGACTGCAAGGGGAAGAAATAACTACTCTTAGAGGACATCAAGAATCAGTTTTTACTGCTGTATTTAGTCAAGATGGAAAAGAGGTGGTAACTGGATCGAGTGATGAAACGGCTAAAATTTGGCAACTGAATAATTTAAATCAAGCTAAGGCCGATAATACCAGTGTTACCATTAATTACCAGGGGAATATTATCGCTATTGCTAATAAAGATGGTCAGATTACTTTACTCGATTCCCATGGGAAAAAAATTAGAGAATTTACCACAAAAATGCGTTCAATCTATAGTATAGCTTTTCATCCCGATAGTAATCAGATAGCGATTACAGGAAGAAATGGAAAAGTACAAATCTGGAGCAAAAAAGGAACAATGCTTCAAGAATTTACCGCTAGTCAAGTACCGATTTATAGTCTTGCTTTTAATGGAGAGGGAACAGCAATAATCACGGGAACAAGCGAGGGAAAAATTCAATACTGGCATTTAAGCAATCATCGGCCTCAATTGATTAATTCTTGGACAGTTGATGATAGTATTATCTATGATTTGGTGTTTTCTCCTGATCATCAAAAAATTGCTACCGCTACTCGGGGAAAGATTAAAATTTGGGATTTACAGGGCAATCTTTTAAAGGAGATTAAAACCGATTCTTTTCCCGTTTATGGAGTTAGTTTTAGTCCCGATGGTGAGAAAATCGCCGCTATTTCAAGGGATGGTACAGCTAGACGCTGGGACATGGACGGAAATTTGCGCTCCGAGTTTAAAATAGAAGAAGATATCGTCTATGGGATCGCTTTTAGTCCTAATGGTCAGGAGATTTTGATTATTGCTAGGGATGGTCAAAAGCATCGATGGCCCTTAGAAAGAGAATATAATTATCTACAAAAATTGCTCGATCGAGGTTGTCTTTGGTTAGGAGATTATCTCAAGAATCGTCCCGAAAAACGAGAAGCTCTGTCCCTGTGTACTGGGAAAATAAAACCATCGAATTAA
- a CDS encoding WD40 repeat domain-containing protein, with amino-acid sequence MIKFWSLTSKEELGTLDRPTDKLLSLVISDDEKYLISGSADKTVKIWQNGQ; translated from the coding sequence ATGATTAAGTTTTGGTCTTTAACAAGCAAAGAGGAATTAGGAACCCTTGATCGACCCACAGATAAACTGTTATCTTTAGTAATTAGTGACGATGAGAAATATTTAATTAGTGGTAGTGCTGACAAAACTGTAAAAATTTGGCAAAATGGGCAATAG
- a CDS encoding lysylphosphatidylglycerol synthase domain-containing protein — translation MYKKILRFAPIILSLSLFILAVWAISQEFKHYTFAQLLASLDHITTSHKLEAIFCMALGYLSMTGYDRLGFYYINHPLALGTIIRTAFISYAFGNTIGLTLFSGTAIRYRFYAPAGVGVVDIAKVITFTHLSFWLGMLGIGGLSFLVDPQRIPQLLKLPFLTTKPLGIIFLLLVAGYFFLTISYKKPIKIGQENIYLPPWNLSLALILVTFIDWILAARVLYLLLPSNYNTSFLGFFGLYVFAMTAGVLSNVPGGIGVFEFILLRLRPEYVSTGELLGSLIAYRAIYYFLPLIVAFVWLLGYETRRK, via the coding sequence ATGTATAAAAAAATCCTGCGTTTTGCTCCGATTATCCTGTCTTTGAGTTTGTTTATTCTAGCGGTCTGGGCAATTAGTCAAGAATTTAAACACTACACTTTTGCCCAACTGTTGGCTAGTTTGGATCATATTACCACAAGTCACAAGCTAGAAGCTATTTTTTGCATGGCCTTGGGTTATTTGTCGATGACGGGTTATGATCGTCTAGGTTTTTATTATATCAATCATCCCTTAGCTTTAGGCACTATTATCCGTACTGCTTTTATCAGTTATGCTTTTGGTAATACCATTGGTTTAACCTTATTTTCTGGGACTGCTATCCGTTATCGTTTCTATGCTCCTGCGGGGGTGGGGGTGGTGGATATTGCCAAAGTTATCACTTTTACCCATTTAAGCTTTTGGTTAGGAATGTTAGGCATTGGTGGTTTAAGTTTCCTCGTTGATCCCCAACGGATTCCTCAACTGTTAAAATTACCTTTTTTAACTACTAAACCTTTAGGAATAATTTTTTTATTGCTGGTTGCTGGCTATTTTTTCTTGACTATCAGCTATAAAAAACCCATAAAAATCGGCCAAGAAAATATCTATTTGCCTCCTTGGAATCTTTCCCTGGCTTTGATTTTGGTGACTTTTATTGATTGGATATTAGCGGCTAGAGTTCTATATCTTCTTCTTCCCAGCAACTACAATACTTCGTTTTTAGGATTTTTCGGTCTCTATGTATTTGCCATGACAGCAGGGGTATTAAGCAATGTGCCGGGGGGAATAGGTGTTTTTGAGTTTATCCTGCTGAGATTACGGCCAGAATATGTATCTACTGGCGAGCTTTTAGGTTCTTTAATCGCCTATCGAGCTATTTATTATTTCCTGCCTTTAATTGTCGCTTTTGTCTGGTTATTGGGTTACGAAACGCGCAGAAAATAA
- a CDS encoding Ycf66 family protein, with translation MLPYILAVVVGLSSLYLLTTAFIAPDRHRQDDFLWSAVGLFYALVLWLCAGRITGAILLGQVAAAILFIAFAWQTLKLRQALFYPDKPVKLFTIVGWLGNRLGKVTPSQSPKTKAKPEKVAAKVKETVKETVAPAVETAAAIGEPITESVTEIEEKAQETVDPVIEKAAAIGETTTTSVTEIGEKAAEIIDDGETFDDFDDFDDFDLAIEEINPSENAPEIPPEIPPTEPVATVEVETIAVSETVIIEVSEEDLPPEETIREDTPPETRSKREENPPPSD, from the coding sequence ATGTTGCCCTATATCCTAGCGGTCGTTGTGGGATTGAGTAGTCTCTACCTCCTCACCACCGCTTTTATCGCCCCCGATCGCCACCGTCAAGATGATTTTCTCTGGAGTGCGGTAGGATTATTCTATGCCCTTGTCCTCTGGTTGTGCGCGGGAAGGATTACAGGCGCTATCCTCCTCGGACAAGTTGCCGCAGCCATATTATTTATTGCTTTCGCTTGGCAAACTCTCAAACTCAGACAAGCACTTTTTTATCCCGACAAACCGGTTAAATTATTTACTATTGTCGGTTGGTTAGGCAATCGTCTGGGGAAAGTTACTCCCTCCCAATCCCCTAAAACTAAAGCTAAACCTGAGAAAGTAGCGGCAAAAGTTAAAGAAACGGTTAAAGAAACGGTTGCTCCCGCTGTCGAAACAGCAGCAGCTATCGGGGAACCTATTACAGAATCAGTGACAGAAATTGAGGAAAAAGCTCAAGAAACGGTGGACCCCGTTATAGAAAAAGCGGCAGCTATCGGGGAAACTACTACAACATCAGTGACAGAAATTGGGGAAAAAGCCGCAGAAATTATTGATGATGGGGAAACTTTCGATGATTTCGATGATTTCGATGATTTTGATTTGGCAATAGAAGAGATCAACCCTTCCGAAAATGCCCCAGAAATTCCCCCAGAAATTCCCCCGACTGAACCTGTCGCAACTGTTGAAGTCGAAACTATTGCCGTTAGCGAAACGGTGATTATTGAAGTTAGCGAGGAAGATTTGCCCCCAGAAGAAACCATCAGAGAAGATACTCCCCCAGAAACTCGCTCAAAAAGGGAAGAAAATCCCCCCCCATCGGATTAA
- a CDS encoding IS1 family transposase (programmed frameshift), with translation MQCPECKSTHIRKNGINKQGKQNHICVTCGRQFINNYEKQKGYDEKTKRECLTAYVNGMGFRGIERLKGVHHTTVINWVKSVGELLPVAYDPETIPEVGELDELETFVGSKKTKFWVWTAVDHFKKGILGWVIGDHSSETFRPLWELVKSWGCYFYVSDGWSVYPCFIAEGDHIISKTYMTRVEGENTRLRHYLARLHRKTLCYSKSTEMLGYSIRLLIHYLKFQEVPIPY, from the exons ATGCAATGCCCTGAATGTAAATCTACCCATATCCGTAAAAATGGCATCAATAAACAAGGTAAACAAAATCATATTTGTGTAACCTGTGGCCGTCAATTTATTAATAACTATGAAAAACAGAAAGGCTATGACGAAAAAACGAAGCGAGAATGCCTAACTGCCTATGTTAATGGGATGGGATTTAGAGGAATAGAAAGGCTAAAGGGAGTTCATCATACGACCGTAATTAATTGGGTAAAATCTGTGGGAGAATTATTGCCAGTCGCCTATGACCCAGAAACAATTCCTGAAGTAGGGGAACTGGATGAATTGGAAACCTTTGTTGGCTCAAAAAAAACAAAAT TCTGGGTGTGGACAGCCGTTGACCACTTTAAAAAAGGAATTTTAGGTTGGGTAATCGGAGACCATAGTAGCGAAACGTTTCGCCCATTATGGGAATTAGTTAAGTCTTGGGGATGCTATTTTTATGTGAGTGATGGATGGTCAGTTTATCCATGTTTTATAGCAGAGGGCGACCATATAATTAGTAAGACTTATATGACCAGAGTAGAGGGTGAGAACACACGTTTAAGACATTATCTAGCCCGATTGCATCGCAAAACACTCTGCTATTCTAAGTCTACAGAAATGTTAGGATACTCTATTCGTTTATTAATTCATTATCTGAAGTTTCAAGAAGTGCCTATTCCTTACTGA